A single genomic interval of Mobula hypostoma chromosome 7, sMobHyp1.1, whole genome shotgun sequence harbors:
- the atox1 gene encoding copper transport protein ATOX1: MSKHEFFVDMTCEGCSNAVTRVLNKLGDVQFDIDLPNKKVFIDSKHSVETLTEHLKKTGKDVQYIGKK, encoded by the exons ATGTCG AAGCACGAATTCTTCGTGGATATGACATGTGAAGGCTGCTCTAATGCAGTGACTCGAGTGCTGAATAAACTAGGAG ATGTACAGTTTGATATTGATCTCCCCAACAAGAAAGTTTTTATTGACTCTAAACACAGTGTGGAGACTTTGACAGAACATCTGAAAAAGACGGGGAAGGATGTACAATATATTGGAAAAAAGTAG